Proteins from a single region of Tepidimicrobium xylanilyticum:
- the cas5b gene encoding type I-B CRISPR-associated protein Cas5b, with the protein MSKSSILICDLEGTFAHFRKYYTNSSSLSYAFPPPTAIAGLIAGILGLERDSYYDMFSSKNFYNAVEILTPVRKLIQTVNYIYVISPSDVNKVKGSTQVPFEIVVSKYSNKEKYSKLKYRLYLTHKDKAKYKEIKNRLINEKFVYPPYLGVSECLGKLKFVGEVNGDDVAIIPCGEKTKVDTVCSIDSIKKNSLELRLDSGLRYVKEIMPVEFDSGRYLTLSKSYLYEQEGNGIYAAFNVPVLSIQIKDQTKNIVWLQEVSSDDYLFSC; encoded by the coding sequence TTGAGCAAATCAAGTATACTCATATGCGATTTAGAAGGAACATTTGCACATTTTAGGAAATACTATACTAACTCATCTTCCCTTTCATATGCCTTTCCTCCACCAACAGCAATTGCTGGATTAATTGCTGGGATTTTAGGATTAGAAAGGGATAGTTATTATGACATGTTTTCTAGCAAAAATTTCTATAATGCAGTAGAGATATTAACGCCAGTTCGAAAACTAATTCAAACAGTAAATTACATCTATGTTATATCCCCAAGTGATGTAAATAAGGTTAAGGGTTCTACCCAAGTTCCATTTGAAATAGTTGTTAGCAAATATTCTAATAAGGAAAAGTATAGCAAGTTAAAATATAGGCTATATCTTACTCATAAAGATAAGGCTAAATATAAGGAAATAAAAAATAGATTGATTAATGAAAAATTTGTATATCCGCCTTATCTTGGAGTATCTGAATGTTTGGGTAAACTAAAGTTTGTTGGTGAAGTAAATGGAGATGATGTAGCAATTATACCTTGTGGGGAAAAAACCAAAGTTGATACTGTATGCAGCATTGACAGTATAAAGAAGAATTCTTTAGAGTTAAGGTTGGATTCGGGGTTAAGGTATGTAAAAGAGATAATGCCAGTTGAGTTTGATAGTGGGAGATATCTAACATTGTCTAAATCCTATTTATACGAACAAGAGGGAAACGGAATCTATGCAGCTTTTAATGTGCCAGTATTAAGCATCCAAATAAAAGATCAAACAAAAAACATAGTATGGCTTCAGGAGGTATCATCAGATGACTACTTATTCTCATGTTAA
- a CDS encoding CRISPR-associated helicase/endonuclease Cas3 codes for MTTYSHVKKDDFGNIIYQKELKQHLREVAEGGGICPPLPNKSDDFWLKNTSRIVGYCHDFGKYTSYFQEYLLEDKRQPPYHYHSYISSIWTYYILEKEKANILNNTSIISDWAKYSSLLGHLAVFFHHDELGSLDVVISEDIFDEFLKVTFSTTDWLDKIKMVEVQSKNILNIKDEINAYYTEVLGYEVDIKDFCNNVEDIITSLSRLKDEFINEESNVRLKCCLFLQLLFSILVDADKRSAANINFIERKEISEDIVEKYVNTNFTDELVTLLDYIRKDFFKIANEKIDDFDINQRIYTITSPTGSGKTLTSLSVALKMRKKIKRYKNYTPRIIYSLPYTSIIDQNYQVYEDVLMQLDDFKMSQSAYLLKHHHLSEIKYKDGGIDKPIDESVLLTESWESEIIVTTFYQLLHTIIGFKNQYLKKYRQIVGSIIILDEVQNVPGEYWLLVEEVFTRISEYFGCYIILLTATKPLIFTKNQAQEWMPEEKIKEYYTKLNRTEIVRHYPNNENGIYFSMDEWMSWFRSIYDERKSYMLLFNTIDASIKIYNKILEDETFDGVEKFYLSTNITPFERLERINRVDKLLKKKEPVILVTTQVVEAGVDLDFDEIVRDLAPIDSIVQAAGRGNRKGEKEAATVHITPIIRGKISDCTLVYGNIHTNIAKEMVTGTMEEKDYYNWIENYFEEKYKSINKDISKKLLDAFKKMLFHSENKENNQMYISDFRLVKQRPDMCEVFIELDIEDQQGMTATDYWNIYIEKVVQEKDFIKRKEAFNKIRRNFLSYVISVPIMRAISLNPNPQGKIIKPEQSLEYYYLKDSTGFIRKIEDTDTWLI; via the coding sequence ATGACTACTTATTCTCATGTTAAAAAAGATGATTTTGGCAATATAATTTACCAGAAGGAACTTAAACAGCATTTGAGAGAAGTAGCGGAAGGGGGTGGCATTTGTCCTCCCCTTCCAAATAAAAGTGACGATTTTTGGCTTAAAAATACTAGTAGGATTGTTGGGTATTGCCATGATTTTGGGAAATATACATCATATTTTCAGGAGTATTTGTTAGAAGATAAAAGACAGCCTCCATATCATTACCACTCGTATATCTCATCTATTTGGACCTATTATATATTAGAAAAAGAAAAAGCAAATATTTTAAATAATACTTCTATAATCTCTGACTGGGCCAAATATAGTTCTCTTCTTGGTCATCTTGCAGTGTTCTTCCATCACGATGAATTAGGTTCACTGGATGTTGTAATAAGTGAAGATATTTTTGATGAATTTTTAAAAGTTACCTTTAGTACTACTGATTGGTTAGATAAAATAAAAATGGTTGAAGTGCAGTCAAAAAACATATTAAATATTAAAGATGAAATTAATGCATATTATACCGAAGTATTAGGTTATGAAGTAGATATAAAAGACTTTTGTAATAATGTTGAAGATATAATAACAAGCTTAAGTAGACTGAAAGATGAATTTATTAATGAAGAAAGTAATGTTAGATTAAAATGTTGCCTTTTTTTACAGTTGCTATTTTCGATATTAGTAGATGCAGACAAGCGTAGTGCAGCAAATATAAATTTTATTGAAAGAAAAGAGATATCAGAAGATATTGTAGAAAAATATGTAAATACCAATTTTACAGATGAATTAGTAACTTTACTTGATTATATAAGAAAGGATTTCTTTAAAATAGCCAATGAAAAAATAGATGATTTTGATATAAACCAAAGAATATATACCATAACTTCTCCTACTGGTTCAGGCAAGACCTTAACATCCTTATCAGTTGCTTTAAAAATGCGAAAAAAAATAAAAAGATACAAAAATTATACTCCAAGAATTATATACAGTTTACCTTATACAAGTATAATAGATCAAAATTATCAAGTATATGAGGACGTACTTATGCAGTTAGATGACTTTAAAATGTCTCAAAGTGCTTATTTGCTAAAACATCACCATTTATCAGAAATTAAATATAAGGACGGAGGAATAGATAAACCTATTGACGAGTCTGTACTTTTAACAGAGAGTTGGGAGTCGGAAATTATTGTGACAACTTTTTATCAGCTATTGCATACAATTATAGGATTTAAAAATCAGTACTTAAAGAAATACCGCCAAATTGTAGGCAGTATTATAATCCTTGATGAAGTGCAAAATGTTCCAGGCGAGTATTGGCTTTTAGTAGAAGAAGTTTTTACTAGAATTAGTGAATATTTTGGCTGTTATATTATATTATTAACTGCTACTAAACCGTTAATTTTCACAAAGAATCAGGCACAAGAATGGATGCCAGAGGAAAAAATTAAAGAATACTACACGAAATTAAATCGCACAGAAATTGTAAGGCATTATCCTAATAATGAAAATGGTATCTATTTTTCTATGGATGAATGGATGAGCTGGTTTAGGTCTATTTATGATGAAAGAAAGTCATATATGCTGCTATTTAATACCATAGATGCTTCCATAAAAATATACAATAAAATATTAGAAGATGAAACTTTTGATGGTGTTGAAAAATTCTACTTATCAACTAATATTACCCCTTTTGAGAGGTTAGAACGTATTAATAGAGTAGATAAGCTGCTAAAAAAGAAGGAGCCAGTTATTTTAGTCACTACCCAAGTAGTAGAAGCAGGAGTAGATTTAGATTTTGATGAAATTGTTAGAGATCTGGCCCCTATAGACAGTATTGTACAAGCTGCAGGAAGGGGTAATAGAAAAGGTGAAAAAGAAGCAGCAACTGTACACATAACTCCCATAATTAGAGGAAAAATAAGTGATTGTACACTAGTATATGGAAACATACATACTAATATTGCAAAGGAAATGGTTACAGGTACTATGGAAGAAAAGGACTATTACAATTGGATTGAGAATTATTTTGAAGAAAAATATAAATCCATTAACAAAGATATATCTAAGAAATTATTAGATGCCTTTAAAAAAATGTTGTTTCATAGTGAAAATAAAGAAAATAATCAAATGTATATATCAGATTTTCGCTTAGTTAAGCAAAGACCTGATATGTGTGAAGTATTTATAGAACTTGATATAGAAGATCAGCAGGGTATGACAGCAACAGATTATTGGAATATTTACATTGAAAAGGTTGTCCAAGAAAAAGATTTTATCAAGAGAAAGGAAGCTTTTAATAAAATTAGGAGAAATTTCTTATCTTATGTTATTTCGGTACCAATTATGAGAGCTATTAGTTTAAATCCCAATCCACAAGGAAAGATTATTAAGCCAGAGCAATCTTTGGAATATTATTATTTAAAAGATAGTACAGGTTTTATTAGGAAAATTGAAGATACAGATACTTGGTTAATATAG
- the cas6 gene encoding CRISPR-associated endoribonuclease Cas6: MYLKITFSSINGQKIRLPLQYNYYVQSMIYKLLKEKMADFLHEKGFELGKRQFKMFCFSPLIGNYKILKETKEIEFNDQIDLYISSPMIEFLAQLSNSLLLDDYVILSSERLMVKNLEIKKESVKGDKVMVLALSPVTVYSTLYRPEGRKYTCYYAPNDKEFTRLISENIIKKYMAYYEKEPVNKEFTIKPIGNSRLHVLTYKGTLIKGYSGKFILQGDQSLIELALSSGLGNKNSQGFGFIKLLD, from the coding sequence ATGTATTTAAAAATAACATTTTCATCAATAAATGGACAAAAAATTAGACTTCCATTGCAATATAATTACTATGTTCAAAGTATGATTTATAAATTATTAAAAGAAAAAATGGCAGACTTTTTACATGAAAAAGGTTTTGAACTAGGAAAGAGACAATTTAAGATGTTTTGTTTTTCTCCTCTTATTGGAAATTATAAAATATTAAAGGAAACAAAAGAAATTGAATTTAATGACCAAATTGATTTATATATATCATCTCCGATGATTGAATTTTTGGCACAATTAAGCAATTCTCTGTTGTTAGATGACTACGTCATTTTAAGTAGCGAAAGGCTTATGGTGAAAAACTTAGAGATAAAAAAAGAATCGGTGAAAGGTGATAAAGTAATGGTACTTGCCTTATCACCAGTAACAGTTTATAGCACCTTATATAGACCAGAAGGGAGAAAATATACTTGTTATTATGCTCCAAACGATAAGGAGTTTACTAGGCTTATTTCAGAAAATATAATAAAAAAATATATGGCATATTATGAAAAAGAACCAGTTAATAAGGAATTTACTATTAAACCAATAGGTAATAGTAGGCTACATGTTCTAACCTATAAAGGAACATTAATAAAAGGATATTCGGGAAAATTTATTTTGCAAGGGGATCAAAGTTTGATTGAGCTTGCTTTATCTTCGGGATTAGGCAATAAGAACTCTCAAGGATTTGGTTTTATAAAGTTATTAGATTAA
- the cas4 gene encoding CRISPR-associated protein Cas4, with the protein MEEIRVTGTMIWYYYICKREVWLLAHGIEADQENPFIDIGRFLQESTYRREKKEISLENIKIDIIKRKDGQVVIGEVKKSSKFKESARMQLAYYLYELEKRGIIASGYLMFPKERRREEIILTDSLKRELDAVSEAIKRIINSDKPEPIYKNTYCTNCGYNEFCWA; encoded by the coding sequence ATGGAAGAAATAAGGGTTACTGGTACAATGATTTGGTACTACTATATATGCAAGCGGGAAGTATGGCTGCTGGCACATGGAATAGAAGCAGATCAAGAGAATCCATTTATAGATATTGGAAGATTTCTCCAAGAAAGCACATACAGAAGAGAAAAGAAGGAAATATCTTTGGAAAATATTAAGATAGACATTATTAAGAGAAAGGATGGACAAGTAGTAATAGGAGAAGTAAAAAAGAGTTCTAAATTTAAAGAAAGTGCAAGAATGCAGCTAGCTTATTACTTGTATGAACTTGAGAAGAGAGGGATTATTGCGTCTGGCTACTTGATGTTTCCTAAAGAGAGAAGGAGAGAAGAAATAATATTAACAGATTCATTAAAAAGAGAACTAGATGCTGTATCGGAGGCCATAAAAAGAATTATTAATAGTGATAAACCAGAACCTATTTATAAAAATACCTATTGTACAAACTGCGGGTACAATGAGTTTTGTTGGGCTTAA
- the cas1b gene encoding type I-B CRISPR-associated endonuclease Cas1b — protein MKKNIYIFTDGSLRRKDNTVAFESELGRKILPIEDISEIFIFGQVDLNKAFLDYMSQKEIILHFFNYYGYYTGSFYPREHLNSGYMILKQAEHYLDERKRLDIALRIVEGASKNILSIIKYYMARGKELDQINDRINILIDRLKECKTTNEIMAIEGNIRETYYEAFDIVIDNKDFRFVQRTKRPPKNHLNALISFGNSMLYTLVLSEIYKTHLDPRIGFLHTTNFRRFTLNLDIAEIFKPIIVDRIIFTLLNKKIIQKDDFEKDLDGIMLKENAKKRFVEEFDKRLTTTIMHRKLGRHVSYRRLIRMELYKLEKHLIGEEEYLPFVSKW, from the coding sequence ATGAAAAAGAACATATATATTTTTACTGATGGTTCTTTAAGGAGAAAAGATAATACAGTGGCTTTTGAGAGTGAATTAGGAAGGAAAATATTACCCATTGAAGATATTAGTGAGATTTTTATATTCGGGCAAGTAGATTTAAATAAGGCTTTTTTAGATTACATGTCTCAGAAGGAAATTATATTACATTTCTTTAATTACTATGGATATTACACTGGTTCTTTTTACCCGAGAGAACATTTGAATTCTGGATATATGATACTTAAACAAGCTGAACATTATTTGGATGAGAGGAAGAGATTAGACATTGCATTGAGAATTGTAGAGGGTGCGAGTAAGAATATATTGAGTATAATAAAGTATTATATGGCAAGAGGCAAAGAACTGGACCAAATAAATGATAGAATTAATATTCTAATTGATAGGTTAAAAGAATGTAAAACAACTAATGAGATAATGGCGATTGAAGGGAATATACGTGAAACATACTACGAAGCCTTTGATATAGTAATTGATAATAAGGATTTTAGGTTTGTTCAAAGAACAAAAAGACCTCCAAAAAATCATTTAAATGCATTGATTAGTTTTGGTAATTCAATGTTATATACTTTAGTATTATCCGAAATTTACAAAACCCATCTTGATCCACGTATTGGCTTTTTACATACAACAAATTTTAGAAGATTTACTTTAAATCTAGATATAGCGGAAATTTTTAAACCTATTATAGTGGATAGGATTATATTTACATTATTGAATAAAAAAATCATACAAAAAGACGACTTTGAAAAAGATTTAGATGGAATTATGCTTAAAGAAAATGCTAAGAAACGATTTGTAGAAGAGTTTGATAAAAGATTAACTACCACAATAATGCATAGAAAGTTAGGTAGACATGTATCTTACAGAAGGTTGATTAGAATGGAGTTGTACAAGCTGGAAAAACACTTAATAGGAGAAGAGGAATATTTACCTTTTGTTTCTAAATGGTGA
- the cas2 gene encoding CRISPR-associated endonuclease Cas2, translating to MFVILVYDVGQKRVAKALKTCRKYLYWVQNSVFEGDITEANLMKLKIELLNVIDTDKDSVVIYKFRSTKYSAIETFGIKKGGEENIL from the coding sequence ATGTTTGTAATATTGGTATATGATGTTGGGCAGAAACGTGTGGCAAAAGCTTTAAAAACATGTAGAAAATATTTATATTGGGTTCAAAACTCAGTATTTGAAGGAGATATTACTGAGGCAAATTTAATGAAGCTTAAAATAGAGCTACTTAATGTAATAGATACGGATAAAGATTCTGTGGTTATATATAAATTCAGAAGTACTAAGTACTCAGCTATTGAAACATTTGGAATTAAGAAAGGTGGAGAAGAGAATATATTATAA
- a CDS encoding ornithine cyclodeaminase, nickel-pincer nucleotide-dependent: MTINKIDINENVVLKKATMDKHVPDDFYSTTNHTTFIYHNNQWIKVKNQRMDALIVVDEHGAVCKKLRDIKRGDMVVCGDTGVKVINENDDEQTENSFSFMSNYVSSERRNDMLIKNLAYDLFYKNRKLTIVAGPVVVHTGGDYYLSELIHKNYVASLLTGNALAVHDIEKNLYGTSLGVCAKTGKVTHNGYRNHMRAINHIMKYGSIKKAVEAKALHSGIMYECIKNNIPFVLAGSLRDDGPLPDTITDIIKAQDAYNEHLQRAEIVLVLGTMLHGIASGNMLPARTKMICVDINSAVVTKLSDRGSSQAIGIVTDVGLFLNLLVTEIEKLKNNLKNNLGTRIAT; the protein is encoded by the coding sequence TTGACTATAAATAAAATTGATATAAATGAAAATGTGGTGCTAAAAAAGGCTACTATGGATAAACATGTACCAGACGACTTTTATTCTACAACTAATCATACTACTTTTATCTATCATAATAACCAATGGATAAAGGTTAAGAACCAGAGAATGGATGCATTGATAGTAGTTGATGAACATGGTGCAGTATGCAAAAAATTAAGAGATATAAAAAGAGGCGATATGGTAGTATGTGGTGATACTGGTGTAAAAGTAATTAACGAAAATGATGATGAACAAACGGAGAATTCCTTTAGCTTTATGAGCAATTATGTTTCATCCGAAAGAAGAAATGACATGCTTATAAAAAATTTAGCATACGATTTGTTCTATAAAAATAGGAAACTGACCATAGTGGCAGGACCTGTTGTAGTTCATACTGGTGGTGATTACTATCTTTCAGAATTAATCCACAAAAACTATGTTGCCAGTTTGTTGACAGGAAATGCCCTTGCAGTCCACGATATAGAAAAAAACCTTTATGGCACTTCCTTGGGAGTATGTGCTAAAACTGGAAAGGTAACGCATAATGGATATAGAAACCATATGCGCGCTATAAACCATATTATGAAATATGGTTCTATCAAAAAAGCTGTTGAAGCTAAGGCCTTACATTCAGGAATTATGTATGAATGCATTAAAAATAATATTCCCTTCGTATTAGCAGGTAGCTTAAGGGATGATGGACCTCTACCAGATACAATAACAGATATAATAAAAGCACAAGACGCCTATAATGAACATTTACAAAGAGCAGAAATAGTTTTGGTACTTGGTACTATGTTGCATGGAATTGCCAGCGGCAATATGTTGCCTGCTAGAACTAAAATGATCTGTGTAGATATTAACTCTGCTGTAGTTACAAAACTAAGTGACAGAGGAAGTAGCCAAGCTATAGGAATAGTAACAGATGTAGGGTTATTCTTAAATCTGTTGGTAACTGAAATAGAAAAATTAAAAAACAACTTGAAAAACAATTTAGGGACTAGAATAGCCACTTAA
- the rlmD gene encoding 23S rRNA (uracil(1939)-C(5))-methyltransferase RlmD, whose amino-acid sequence MARKKKIVEIEIVDNMFPNKSIGEHEGETVIFKGGIKGQKVKVLLNRRRKDYIEGKLLEVLERSPLEKNLSCSYDEDCGGCTYQTLLYEDELNLKKELVLDLFKREGIEVSNFLGIEKSPRVEGYRNKMEYTFGDEVKGGPLVLGLHRKGRFYEIIDTDGCNIADKDFAIIRGRVMEYFRQLNTAFYNKKTHKGVLRHLVIRKALSTGEILINLITTSQGEVDLEDFTKELLNLHGLEGKIASIFYTINDGLADIVKADKIDFVYGKEYIVEEILGLKFKISPFSFFQTNTFGAEKLYSIVRDFVGDEKNNIVFDLYSGTGTIAQILAPICKKVIGIEIVEEAVEMAEENTKLNDLKNVEFIAGDVLKEVDKIRERPDLIIIDPPRDGIHPKAINKIIDFNPERFIYVSCNPVTLARDLKTFINRGYKVEKMKLMDMFPRTPHTEVVCLIEKCCVLI is encoded by the coding sequence ATGGCAAGGAAGAAGAAAATTGTTGAAATTGAAATAGTAGACAATATGTTTCCGAATAAATCGATAGGTGAACATGAAGGTGAAACAGTCATATTTAAAGGAGGTATCAAAGGACAAAAGGTTAAGGTTCTTTTAAATAGAAGAAGAAAAGACTATATTGAAGGAAAATTATTAGAAGTATTAGAACGATCCCCCTTAGAAAAGAATTTATCCTGTTCTTATGATGAGGATTGTGGAGGTTGTACTTATCAAACTTTATTATATGAAGATGAGCTGAATTTAAAGAAGGAACTGGTATTAGATTTGTTTAAAAGAGAGGGAATCGAAGTTTCAAATTTTTTGGGGATTGAAAAAAGCCCTAGAGTAGAAGGCTATAGAAATAAAATGGAATATACATTTGGAGATGAAGTAAAAGGGGGCCCTTTGGTATTAGGTCTTCATAGAAAAGGAAGATTCTATGAAATTATAGATACTGATGGATGTAATATTGCAGATAAAGATTTTGCTATAATAAGAGGAAGGGTTATGGAATATTTTAGGCAATTAAACACAGCTTTTTATAATAAAAAGACCCATAAGGGAGTATTAAGACATTTAGTCATTAGAAAAGCCTTATCCACAGGAGAAATATTGATTAATTTAATAACTACGAGCCAAGGAGAAGTGGATTTAGAGGATTTTACTAAGGAATTATTAAATCTTCATGGTTTAGAGGGAAAGATTGCAAGCATATTCTATACTATTAACGATGGTTTAGCCGATATAGTAAAAGCTGATAAGATCGATTTTGTTTATGGTAAGGAATATATTGTAGAAGAAATACTTGGTCTAAAATTTAAAATATCTCCCTTTTCATTTTTCCAAACTAATACCTTTGGTGCCGAAAAACTATATTCCATAGTAAGGGATTTTGTTGGAGATGAGAAGAATAATATTGTTTTTGACCTATATTCAGGAACAGGCACCATTGCCCAAATACTTGCTCCCATTTGTAAAAAGGTTATAGGAATTGAAATAGTAGAAGAAGCAGTAGAAATGGCAGAAGAAAACACCAAGTTAAATGATCTTAAAAATGTTGAGTTCATTGCAGGGGATGTATTAAAAGAGGTGGATAAAATAAGGGAAAGACCAGATTTGATAATAATCGATCCTCCAAGAGATGGCATCCATCCCAAAGCTATTAATAAGATAATCGATTTTAATCCTGAAAGATTCATATATGTATCTTGTAATCCAGTAACTTTAGCTAGAGACTTAAAAACATTTATAAATAGGGGATATAAGGTAGAAAAAATGAAATTAATGGATATGTTCCCTAGAACTCCTCATACAGAGGTAGTGTGTTTGATAGAGAAATGTTGTGTCCTAATATAA
- a CDS encoding GNAT family N-acetyltransferase encodes MPENTEEYINRSTNLPFFAAMDKSRPLGFISLKENNQYTAEIYVMGILPDYHRQGVGRALFNSALSWAKEKGYEFLQVKTLDESHPDIYYARTRKFYFSMGFRPLECFPELWGKENPCLIMVQYIK; translated from the coding sequence ATACCTGAAAATACAGAAGAGTATATTAATAGAAGTACTAATCTACCTTTTTTTGCAGCTATGGATAAATCAAGGCCCTTAGGTTTCATTTCATTAAAGGAAAACAATCAATATACTGCTGAAATATATGTGATGGGGATATTACCCGATTACCATAGACAGGGAGTTGGTAGAGCTTTATTTAATAGTGCTTTAAGTTGGGCTAAAGAAAAGGGGTATGAATTTTTGCAGGTAAAGACTCTTGATGAATCCCATCCTGACATTTATTATGCAAGAACAAGAAAATTCTATTTCTCTATGGGATTTAGACCATTAGAGTGTTTTCCAGAGTTATGGGGAAAAGAAAATCCCTGCTTGATAATGGTTCA